A segment of the Vespula pensylvanica isolate Volc-1 chromosome 9, ASM1446617v1, whole genome shotgun sequence genome:
TTCGTTTTCAACAACTATTTAAGTGTTTCTTGGATCCATTGAACGATCTATCCTGATACGATATAATTGCCTCATTGTATCCCActtttcgtattttcgatCGTATAATCGAGTTGATGTATTTCTcttaatgagagagagagagagagacagacagagagagagagagagagagagagagagaaccgcaTATGGCTTTCTATTTGCCGATGATTCTGCCAAGATTTTACTCCGGAGCGTGTCAAGGGAGCATCGATATCGAATGTCGACGGTAATGGTGGCTCTAATGGCGGCTCTAATGGCATTTTCTCTGACTCGCCACAACGCGTAGACCAAGTGCAGCTCGTCCTTCGACGAGAAACGCACAAACGACTCCTTTGTACGACGATCCTCATTGCGGAGAAGTCcacttatgtgtatatatatatatatatatatatatatatatatatatatgtatgtatatatgtatgtatatatgtatgtacatacataggtatcctatgtatatgtatttaccaGGACGTTATTCCCATGGAACCTACCTTCGGAATAATGTCTCGTGCGAAAACGAgattactataaaaataaaaacatagtAACCTCTCCTTTCGATATCTTCGTTCGATCATATCTCACAATTATCGAAGTTATTATTCCAAGGTAATTGCCTTCCGCGGTAATTACAACAATTCAGGAATAATATACGATGATTATGTTAGCTTAATTCGATCGTAGTATAAACAGATAAGATGATACTTTCAGCAAGTATTACAACGTGCATAGTATACTACATACATAGTGTGTAAAAggcttgagaaaaaaaatgaaaaagaaatagaaaaacagagagagagagagatagagagagagagagagagagagagaacaaagcaTAGATCGTAACTACTATAAATATACTAAGTTTACAAGACAACGATAATCACGAATAAAACATGGCAACtatgatagaaataaataaagaaaaaaaggaaaaaaaaaagaagaaagaaaaaaattaaaagatcctTCGAAATCTTCCAATTTCTTGAAGAATTTAACGTAAACTAATAATCGTATAATCGAAAGATTTATCGCGACGAGAGATCGATGGGTCGATCTTcgttatagatacatacataccgaTCGAAGCAGTTCCAATCCACGCCCATCGCACACCTTGCATCGCACAAACGCGTCCCGTTAATTACGATGAGCCagcgaacgaaggaaaagtaGAACGAAGGTGCGTTCCTACGTGCATCGGAGAATGAGCGAGAAGGATAGAAGGACactgagagaaacagagaaagagaaaaacagagagaaagagagagagagagagagagagagagagagacagacagacagaaagaaagaaaaagagagaaaacaaagttCTCTTTGAAGCTCGCCTTTGGGCTTTTCGACGATCTTCGATGCCAAGCGTTGGTTAGCAACGGTTCTTTCCTCTATCCGTGACCATCTTGATGACCGGTACGGCACGTGCTGCTGAGTACGCGAGCGAGAcggaaaaaggacaaaaagaagaagaagaagaaggagcaggaggaaggaggaaggaggaagaaaaaaaatgaaaagactCTCCTCTTGGTACTTTTCATCGAATCACGACGATCCGGATAAACTCGATAACGGTGTTGTTCCATTAAATCCACTATGATATTTCTAATACGATTGACCTCCTaagtatctttctctctctctttctctctctttctctgtctttctttcggaTCAATACGGTGAATTGgatctatcgatcgtattCGTAACAGGCTATTAACTTTTCACGGAATGTTCTTCAACATTCCTTTATCGAACGAATCATTCCTTCCAACGAATCAACGAATCGTGAAGACGAGGTCAAGTTTAAGAGGattctttcgaagaaacgGTCTATCTGTCTTCATGACGAATGACTCCTTTCAACGATCGAATCGTATCCGATAGTAAATCTTGTCTATTACGATCTCACGTAGGACGCGTTTAACAGTTCcgacgttattattataatacttttatgtttatatttcgTGATTATGTTTAAGAAATCGATCGTCTTGAAGGAAGTCAACGATCTTTGGTAGACGGCCATTGACTCGCGcgaatattaattctttaaaacGCGTTCGCTCGCACACGtgcttgtctctttttctctttccctctctctttctctttttttggacGGACCCTTTAGAGGATGGTCACTTACGTCACTCGAGCACGTAATACAATAAATACGAAGATGTTACTCTGGTGCTtcttaaaaggagaaagaaataaggaacgaaaaaatacAGCGTGTCGATCTTGCGGCCTTGGTAATGTACAACAtcgttattctctctttctgtcgctCATCTCACGATATTTATGTTACGTCGGTCAATCGATTTTATGATgtatattatctcttttttctttcttttttttttgtatcgaacacgtttcgaaaatatctttctttaatgGTTAGGAGACCATTTCCAAGTTAAATTCAAAGACCTTCTTTCTGAGAAACTTCTATTCGCATAGATCCACTCTATGATTTCACGGCAAGCGGTGCGTTTATAATCTTACAGCATCGCGGAAGAGCGTGACAAATATCACTCGGCATACTCCGGTTCCGTAATAATTCGTAATCTCGATTGAAACGAACGAGATAACACCTTATTTCCTAGGACATCGACTTCAACCGGATTATCAGACCTTGACGACCTTAGGTCATTGTCTCGAGGAATTATTTGATCTCAAATATATTTGCATACCGTTgtttattcaagaaaaaaaaaaatatatatatacacacgaaaAATACTATGGCAAGTTCTgacttaacaattttttatcgtcaaaCGATAACTTCTCCAAATCGATACTTTCTCCAATTTCTAAACTGTCTCGAATACACGCGTTAATACTTACCTATAACGTTAACAAATCAATTCTCCGAAATATCTTATTGTCGATGAGCGACGGTGTCGCGTGATCGGAGAGACCATTATTTTCTCAAAGACGCATCGAATGTGACGCGTCCGTAAACTGTTGactgaatttcttttctccattttttctcctctttttcacGCATTCCACTAACGCGAGCGGTTGGTACCGTTAACGGGGAATTGCCATCCAAGgagttaaatttattacacGTACGGGTTATTGGACATTGAATCGCGACGCTTGGTTggctatatctctttctctctctctctctctctctcttctcttctcttcaagAACATGCATGCGAAcgcaaggaaaaaagaataataataacgtaatagCCGAGTCAACGAGTCAGGAAGGTATAGCCTCGTTTAAAGAGATCACGATTGATGGGTCGTTtgatcgtatcgatcgattcacaTCGATAAAGATCGCAATACTCTTCACGTAAATCGTTCACAAAGATTTTAATCGTGGCAAACGTTTACGAAATTATGTCATTTTACAGAGCGACTATTACTTTCCACCACGATCGACATGGTCAAGGGTAGCGCCACATCcaacgaaaaaacaaaatggcaACTCGACGTGGAAGATCGGCAGCGCGATGCTGATAATCTCGGCGATGCTCGTCTTAATCGCGGTACTTGCGATCGCTGGACTTGCACTTTGGTTGGGTGGTAAGTTTTTCTTGGTATCgcttttgttattgttatttttatcgagcattttctttttcttttcttttcttttttttttttcttcttttttaatgtcaCGCGATCAACGTGACatattatacgaaagaaacgaaaattaaaacCGTTCGTGTTTCAGCTTTGAGGAACGATTCCAAAAACGGTTAGTATCATTGTCAAAATAAGATCTGTTAGAAATCTGTTAGGAATTCAACAAGGATAAATGATTTTCTATTGATTTTCAGCGATCGTTGGATTCTATTGCAATTTCAGAGTAATTAAGGGAGAAAGGTATAATCCGATGTTGAAGTTGAACACGAGTATGGTGTTTcgagataaggaaagaaagtacaaaaatattgtaagatatcagaattttaataaatacgaagATAATACGTAAACTGGATTATGGATCAGTTAAGTACGAGATATTGTCGTTGTTCTTTCAGTTCGAATTATTGTTCAGGAGAAGCGTTTTGAGTCCAGCTTACAAGCAAACGATTATAGACAAATTTGAGAATGGTACTCTTAAGGTTTTCTTTAGGCTATACTTGGACAGAAGGAAGATACCGAGATCCATCACGAATATCGAGGATACGATCGAGGATATAATAGCGAAGGAAACTTATTCGTTGTCCTCTTTATTCAAGGATCTGGAATTAGATCTCGCCAGTATAAACGTCAAACGTAAGCAAcgacatagataaatattaacacaTTTCTAATACGtcaacatttttatcgtttatcacTCGATCGTTGTTATCGAAATCTTGCATTTGATTACGTAGGAATAAGTCAGGAGGTCACGACGAATCAGAAACAGACGAATCAGCAGAGAAACGCGATGATAACGAAAAATGGTCTCCTACGACCGAACAGAACGAGTCCTCTTATAACAGGCACTAAACCAAAGTCTAAACCAACGAAGATAGAATCTAGCGAACCTGAAAtcgatttcaataatattccAACGATTCAAGGAACATACAAGGCGACGAAGATCAACGAAACTATGAAGAATTCAACTAAAGTAGATGTTAGGGTCGAGTCCAATGTTAAAAACGTTAGTAAGATTTCGCAGTTGGGCGAAGTTGTAAAAAGTACTGTTTCGAAGATCGAAGATACCACGAAATTAGAATTAACTTCTGCGCAACCAATTTCTACCACGACGAAGCAGAGAACAACGAGTAGGATCGGGACAACGACTGAGACCGTGGATCTTCAAAAGGAAGTTACGTTATCTTCCATCAAAGTATCGTCTACCACTCCAAACACAACCAGTGTGGTCTTGAAAGATTTTCACAAGCCAGATTTTGAAACGTCACCTTGGAAACCAATAGTTCCTGCATACGTTAACACTGAACTCAAATTATTGCCGGAAACTACGATATCGACAGGGATCAGTGGTATAGATTCGACTATCAAGAGTCCATCGTACGACATCCAGGACAAGGTCATTGACAGTACGAATTCAAAATTACCTAATCGAATTCCTGAAAGTTTAGATCCTTTGAATACGCGCATCGATGTACCGGGTATGAGCACACTGGACGAGGAAGATATCGATTTTCCGCACGACAGAATCGTACCCGAGGATATGGTGAATTTTAGGGTAAACGGTAAATTCAAGAACAAGATTCCAGGATTGATGGACGATGGTAACGTGTTTACAGCACCGACACCTGCGGCTGAAACTTTCAACAGACCGAGCATCGAAGTGTCTGGTCAATTACCATCCGAAACTTATGATCTACGATTGAGTACCTCTTCGGAATTAACAAAAACGGATGCTGCGAAACAACATTATTATCAGACGATCGACCAGGCTCAGAAAATAGAACTGGTGAACTCGACGAACGAGGCAAAGGAAAGTCCCTCGTCGACGACGAGTTCCGTAGCTTCCAAATGGAATCTTCAAACAACCAAATCTAAGCCTTCCTTGGAAGAGGAATCGGATGGTGTATCTGGAATCGGTATCGCTGAACCTGTTCCCGACGTAGAAGAAAATCTTGAAACGAGAAGTCGATTCACTGGGATCGAGGCACTCGACAAAGAACAAAACGACGCTTTACGCGACAGAAAGGTCGATCAGAGACCGATTTACACGAGCTACCGAAGTCCCGATCTAAGTGATAGCGCAGTTAGGCCTAGCCTCATAGAAAATCCTGGAACTTTAAAACCCTTTCGACATACCATTCCTGTTGACAAGATTACATCGGCAATTGCTTCGGAAGATGATAACGAAAGACTTCCATTGATATTGCCCAATCAGGATACTAAAGTCTCATCGATCGTTAATACCAACGATAACAAACATATCGAGAAGGCAGAGCTAAAGGATAAGTGGATAACGTCAATGAATATCAAAGAAGCTACCGAAATGATTAACGCTGATCGAGAAAGTCCAAGTTCAGAGTCGTCTGTTAAAATCGCAAAAATTGAATTGGTCGAACCAACGAAACCAACGAAATCGAATGGCGGAGAAATGATAGATGACGAGAAGGTTCTTAAACTAGGTACGACCGAAATTTATTCGGAGATGTTACATCCACCTTACAACAATGGACAAAAATTGATCatgaaagacgaagaaagtaaagaagttATACCGGAGAGGCTAACGTCAAATGTTTCGAGAAATTCTACCTTCATCGAAGTGGACACTGTGCAACATGTACCTAACCAAACGGACGAAGAAAGTACGaatgattttgaaaatgaaaatccaGCGAATAGAGGAGAAAATGTTTCGGGTAACGCTCACTTGACTACTACATCGGGTACACGTAAAAAAATCTACAATGACACGTTGAAAGCCTACGTCGTTGAAAATTTGGTGACTTTAGCACCTGCTAAAAGCAACACTGGAGTTGGCAGGCCTATCAGGCCAAGACCTAAAATTGATAATGAGAAAACCATGAAAACTTCAGAAAAAACGTTCGCAAACAAAAATCCCGTGGAACGACTAGACGAAACAGCGTTACTGGAGCAATTGTTTGGCCTCCAAGGTTTAGAAAGAGACAACAACAAACGTAATTCCAATCTTTCGAACGGAGATCTCGTCGATGGTAACGAATCGAATAATGGAACAAATTTTcccgataagaaaaatactcACATCGAACAGATCGTCGAGGTTGTAACTTCAGTTAGTACCAAAATATCGTCCAAACAAAATCCTGATCGAGTTGTCCTCAGATTCGTCGTAACCAATTCAACTTCTCCTCCTATAATTCATTCCGACTCTAATACGAAATCTGAGAAACTCTCGTTAGAAAACACGGAAGAAAAACGTTCGTTCAAGGAAGAAAATCTAAACGCCGATCCGATAACGATACAAACTTCcgatagaaaaatttcgacGTTAGAAGAGGATCGATTTCTTCTGGATAAATTGAAACAACTGGCGGAAGTGAGAACCCATGACAAACCTAACGTGAAGATTcttaaaaattcatcgaacGTTTCTCTAGAGAATCCGGATTCTGAAATTAAAGAGGGATCGCCGTCGGATGATCAAAGACTCTTACAAAATTTTGATGAATTGAAAAAGATCGCGGACGTAGCAATGGGAAACGAAACGTTGAAAAACGGCAGTGCCCTGTTCACGTTGAGTCGGGACGGCGTAAGGATTCTCACCAAGATAATGAACAAGGTCGACGATGGTTTAAATCGTCAAGTGAATCTAACGAGCGAAGAAAATCCTGAATTCATGCCTGGTAATAACTGATAGAAACTATTCTGGATTATTTCAAAAGATCGCTCCTGGATCATCCGAATCATTGACGAAGATCGTATATTTTTCACAGATAACTGTCAAGGCTTCCAGTGCAACGACGGCAAATGTTTGCCATCCAGTGCGAGATGCAATATGCTTGGCGAATGTCCGAATTCGGAAGACGAGGCCAGCTGTACCTGCGCGGATTTTTTGAAGGCACAACTTCTACATCAAAAGATATGCGATGGTACAGCGGACTGTTGGGATTATTCCGACGAAAAAGATTGTGGTGATTAGAGCTAATCGATATCCTCTCAAAATAATCATTGCATTCGCCTAAAAAAGACTTAAAAAACTGTCTCATTTCCGTGTTGACAGATTGGTGTGTCGAGGGTCAGTTCGTTTGCGGTAACAGCAGGTACTGTGTGGATCAGAGCAAGGTTTGCGATGGTTTCCGAGACTGTCCTACTGGAgaggatgaaaagaaatgtgCTGCACTGATCGAGGAATACGTtgaggataataaaaaagttagtGACGGGTTAAATGATAAAAGCATTATTTTGGg
Coding sequences within it:
- the LOC122631607 gene encoding uncharacterized protein LOC122631607 codes for the protein MASMCGSSKSHPALTTSSYYRSGAYPYQSDYYFPPRSTWSRVAPHPTKKQNGNSTWKIGSAMLIISAMLVLIAVLAIAGLALWLGALRNDSKNAIVGFYCNFRVIKGERYNPMLKLNTSMVFRDKERKYKNIFELLFRRSVLSPAYKQTIIDKFENGTLKVFFRLYLDRRKIPRSITNIEDTIEDIIAKETYSLSSLFKDLELDLASINVKRISQEVTTNQKQTNQQRNAMITKNGLLRPNRTSPLITGTKPKSKPTKIESSEPEIDFNNIPTIQGTYKATKINETMKNSTKVDVRVESNVKNVSKISQLGEVVKSTVSKIEDTTKLELTSAQPISTTTKQRTTSRIGTTTETVDLQKEVTLSSIKVSSTTPNTTSVVLKDFHKPDFETSPWKPIVPAYVNTELKLLPETTISTGISGIDSTIKSPSYDIQDKVIDSTNSKLPNRIPESLDPLNTRIDVPGMSTLDEEDIDFPHDRIVPEDMVNFRVNGKFKNKIPGLMDDGNVFTAPTPAAETFNRPSIEVSGQLPSETYDLRLSTSSELTKTDAAKQHYYQTIDQAQKIELVNSTNEAKESPSSTTSSVASKWNLQTTKSKPSLEEESDGVSGIGIAEPVPDVEENLETRSRFTGIEALDKEQNDALRDRKVDQRPIYTSYRSPDLSDSAVRPSLIENPGTLKPFRHTIPVDKITSAIASEDDNERLPLILPNQDTKVSSIVNTNDNKHIEKAELKDKWITSMNIKEATEMINADRESPSSESSVKIAKIELVEPTKPTKSNGGEMIDDEKVLKLGTTEIYSEMLHPPYNNGQKLIMKDEESKEVIPERLTSNVSRNSTFIEVDTVQHVPNQTDEESTNDFENENPANRGENVSGNAHLTTTSGTRKKIYNDTLKAYVVENLVTLAPAKSNTGVGRPIRPRPKIDNEKTMKTSEKTFANKNPVERLDETALLEQLFGLQGLERDNNKRNSNLSNGDLVDGNESNNGTNFPDKKNTHIEQIVEVVTSVSTKISSKQNPDRVVLRFVVTNSTSPPIIHSDSNTKSEKLSLENTEEKRSFKEENLNADPITIQTSDRKISTLEEDRFLLDKLKQLAEVRTHDKPNVKILKNSSNVSLENPDSEIKEGSPSDDQRLLQNFDELKKIADVAMGNETLKNGSALFTLSRDGVRILTKIMNKVDDGLNRQVNLTSEENPEFMPDNCQGFQCNDGKCLPSSARCNMLGECPNSEDEASCTCADFLKAQLLHQKICDGTADCWDYSDEKDCDWCVEGQFVCGNSRYCVDQSKVCDGFRDCPTGEDEKKCAALIEEYVEDNKKVSDGLNDKSIILGSKNERDDVFVKSEDYSYDSETNRDVPFDQEAVESTLSKTTALPGSFDFPLSRETYGSVVETTILPDEPTNSPNLVSGREISLNLRNGLVDGTSFHAKEDSLITSTQGFRKELNGYNDKGYLNIRKNGKWGKLCINSTNNFRQEKQTTWSIEDLGRAVCKAITYQDYERVEKVLDENPSSGNSYYVLSFNEKPSDKTVLTFKPSNCPSGEVLKVKCKNLECGIRTQAPSQARIVGGGSSSAGSWPWQVALYKEGDYQCGGALINDKWILSAAHCFYRALDEYWVARIGATRRGSFPSPHEQLLRLDHIVLHPDYIDNGFINDIALLRLERSVTFSDYVRPVCLPQNEPKSGTTCTVTGWGQLFEIGRIFPDTLQEVQLPLISTEECRRKTIFLPLYRITSGMLCAGLKDGGRDACLGDSGGPLVCSGSDNKYTIHGITSNGYGCARPGRPGVYTKVHHYLSYIERIITSKNDVPSSIASCKGHRCPLGECLPKSRVCNGFLECSDGSDERDCTTTFR